A DNA window from Daucus carota subsp. sativus chromosome 3, DH1 v3.0, whole genome shotgun sequence contains the following coding sequences:
- the LOC108212740 gene encoding B3 domain-containing protein Os01g0234100-like, producing MTAPNKETSHQYMPIEENTPMPVLSADMAVHVGTDAKSTSCKRKRGMDRVTKHSGDPSSTSSIALQEAQKLVQGLLEGSPSFTKLMKSTHVRGSFWLSLPANFCERYLSKCDQKIDLEDEAGQTYQVTYLTKNHAFSGGWRGFVQAHKLSKGDVLIFQQIMPLKFKVIIVRGNDHEEAEGGEEEKDDDEEEALTLLNLSSSEQGLEEEEPAAAAVTLVTLSSSEQDPIEMVSTSCQLPAERPTTSTLLICDTDRNLSLNLEKFQTDLRDCDVYDKLPEHLRIKYYELCSSQNKLLHQYLKGKENSIYAAGMIAGVTAVSDSIRSSNLSTPLDRLKDWDRQLEGFEHLGMEVSFIRDRLHRLTSLADNPNREEGSTRIREAISERDIVIDKVVEMNKAIDSLNKEIKRLQDKEMKDRLNYVR from the exons ATGACTGCCCCTAACAAAGAAACCAGCCACCAGTACATGCCCATTGAAGAGAATACACCGATGCCG GTATTATCCGCTGATATGGCTGTCCATGTTGGTACTGATGCTAAAAGTACAAG TTGCAAAAGAAAGAGGGGAATGGACAGAGTAACCAAACATTCCGGAGACCCGAGTAGTACTTCTAGTATTGCTTTGCAAGAAGCTCAAAAGCTTGTCCAGGGATTGCTTGAGGGGTCTCCTAGTTTTACTAAGTTGATGAAGTCAACACATGTTAGGGgaagtttttggttg AGCCTTCCTGCAAACTTTTGTGAAAGATATTTGTCAAAGTGCGATCAAAAGATTGATTTAGAAGATGAAGCTGGTCAAACTTATCAAGTAACATATCTCACAAAGAACCATGCATTTAGTGGTGGATGGAGGGGATTTGTACAGGCACACAAATTATCTAAGGGTGATGTGCTAATATTTCAACAGATCATGCCTCTTAAGTTCAAG GTGATTATTGTCAGAGGCAATGATCATGAAGAAGCAGAAggaggagaagaagaaaaagatgatgatgaagaagaagctCTTACCTTACTCAACTTATCATCTTCAGAACAAGGTCTGGAAGAAGAAGAACCAGCAGCAGCAGCTGTTACATTAGTCACCTTATCATCTTCCGAACAAG ACCCTATAGAAATGGTTAGCACCAGTTGTCAGCTCCCTGCAGAGAGGCCTACTACAAGTACACTCCTGATCTGTGACACTGACAGAAACTTATCTCTCAACCTTGAAAAGTTTCAAACTGATCTGCGGGACTGTGATGTATATGATAAGCTCCCGGAACATCTCAGAATCAAGTACTATGAGCTCTGCAGTTCCCAGAATAAGCTCCTGCACCAATATCTGAAAGGTAAAGAGAACTCCATATATGCTGCTGGAATGATTGCAGGGGTGACTGCTGTATCTGATTCAATAAGATCCAGCAACCTAAGCACCCCACTTGATAGGCTCAAAGACTGGGACAGACAGTTAGAAGGTTTTGAGCACTTGGGCATGGAGGTCAGCTTTATTCGTGATCGGCTGCACCGACTAACAAGTCTTGCAGATAATCCAAACAGGGAAGAAGGATCGACAAGGATTAGAGAAGCAATAAGCGAGAGAGATATTGTAATAGACAAGGTTGTGGAGATGAATAAGGCCATCGATAGTcttaataaagaaattaaacGTCTCCAGGATAAAGAGATGAAGGATAGACTTAATTACGTACGTTAA